A portion of the Eubacterium maltosivorans genome contains these proteins:
- a CDS encoding transporter substrate-binding domain-containing protein, producing MRKKLYFVLAIFLILAPFLTGCNNANHVKTLRVGVRDNIVNFGYLNEISGKYYGLEVDIATELANRLGYGNVEFTTVTPDNRKQMLLDGNVDCLIACYSISDTRIENFDFSPAYYTDNICIMVENSSMIEKIEDLQNKKIGVMSGSNTAPILAIKLQEIGMIQGELGSKVTGVEALSDTDEATVFNGMYFKKENNYNALSDDLEVGTVDAVAMDGAITKTYKNDERNILDFNVSEQQYGVATQKGSELSAQVSEKIQEMLDDGTIEVLKDKWD from the coding sequence ATGAGGAAAAAGTTATATTTTGTTTTAGCGATATTTCTGATTTTAGCACCTTTTTTGACGGGCTGTAATAATGCAAATCATGTTAAAACGCTTCGCGTTGGAGTTCGTGATAATATTGTGAACTTTGGATATCTCAATGAAATATCAGGAAAATATTACGGATTAGAGGTCGATATTGCCACTGAGTTGGCCAATCGTTTAGGATATGGTAATGTGGAGTTTACCACTGTAACTCCCGACAATCGAAAACAGATGTTACTGGACGGTAATGTTGATTGCCTTATCGCATGTTATTCAATTTCAGATACACGTATTGAGAATTTTGATTTTTCGCCTGCGTATTATACCGATAATATATGTATAATGGTGGAAAACTCGTCAATGATTGAAAAAATTGAAGACCTGCAGAATAAGAAAATTGGAGTAATGAGTGGCTCAAATACCGCACCTATTCTTGCCATAAAATTACAAGAAATTGGAATGATCCAAGGTGAATTAGGTTCAAAAGTGACGGGTGTGGAAGCTTTATCGGATACTGACGAAGCTACTGTGTTTAACGGTATGTACTTTAAGAAAGAAAATAATTATAACGCACTTTCTGATGATCTGGAGGTTGGAACTGTTGATGCTGTCGCAATGGATGGCGCTATTACAAAGACTTATAAAAATGATGAACGAAATATTTTGGATTTTAATGTATCTGAGCAACAATATGGCGTAGCCACTCAGAAGGGGTCTGAACTGAGTGCGCAAGTCTCCGAAAAAATCCAGGAGATGTTGGATGATGGAACGATTGAAGTATTAAAGGATAAATGGGATTAA
- a CDS encoding N-6 DNA methylase, which translates to MHNIYGQEKNVFSACLARMRLFLHHKKNIEIACGKSALSSPQFKNSNHPNLIKTFDFVVTHLSFMDKSWISDIQVPDPYGRYSNDILKKFPEKKEATLWILHILNSLNPTGKAAVLLPSRVFFPKNINANTYKWIIKHGYIKGIINLPSNLLCETDSPSSILILDKRNASERKGIFIIDANRDFVSKNGKSYLRKRDIHKIISTFLTSDTSNPNYARFIANDELKMMTEYSIDTFYYYKDTAHKDLRDINALINGGIPKKEIAKMNPLWKACPALKNRLFQLIRKDYYCLSVQKEKICQIIATDTAFIKNFEKIEDAFNNWKTHTVPFLKELKNGVNAEELIESISRQLLISFAKVPILDEYDFYEELLEYWAQIMRNDVYYILNYENKKNTRYNKYGSVKNGYYDLFEHIKPLLTDYFYSDVSQVLKRLKKELKKVTDHIETFTKENKIDVNKSYYWDKKNNMLTNNFTNNAQKDHDNVKEISIIKTYRTLLNTEISYQRATNQTEASLNSLLKNKYQQMSKEEIIHFLIEKKWFIDIYKRIKDIYQAIPTYYSLQIIDMAEYYEYSLTECVNEVEKAEEKVKNHLKKMGFKGAYLDVANK; encoded by the coding sequence ATGCACAATATTTATGGCCAGGAAAAAAACGTCTTCAGTGCTTGTTTAGCACGCATGCGTTTATTTCTTCACCATAAAAAAAATATTGAAATTGCATGTGGAAAGAGTGCGCTCTCTTCTCCTCAATTTAAGAATTCGAACCATCCAAATCTGATAAAAACTTTTGACTTTGTAGTGACACACCTATCATTTATGGACAAATCATGGATAAGTGATATTCAAGTGCCTGATCCTTATGGAAGGTATTCTAACGATATACTGAAAAAATTTCCAGAAAAAAAAGAGGCCACGCTTTGGATATTGCATATATTAAACTCTTTGAACCCAACAGGTAAAGCAGCTGTACTCCTTCCAAGCCGCGTATTTTTTCCCAAAAACATAAACGCCAATACTTACAAGTGGATCATCAAACATGGATATATAAAAGGAATCATTAATCTCCCGTCTAACTTACTTTGTGAAACAGACAGTCCATCTAGTATATTAATCCTTGACAAAAGAAACGCGTCAGAACGAAAAGGTATTTTTATAATTGATGCAAATAGGGACTTTGTTAGCAAGAATGGTAAAAGCTATCTAAGAAAACGGGATATCCATAAAATTATCAGTACTTTTCTCACATCCGATACATCCAATCCAAACTATGCTCGCTTTATTGCAAATGATGAGCTCAAAATGATGACCGAATATAGTATAGATACTTTTTATTATTATAAAGATACTGCTCATAAGGATTTACGAGATATCAATGCTTTAATCAATGGTGGAATTCCCAAAAAAGAAATTGCAAAAATGAATCCACTTTGGAAAGCATGCCCAGCATTAAAAAATCGTTTATTTCAATTGATTAGGAAAGACTACTATTGCTTGTCCGTGCAGAAAGAGAAGATTTGCCAAATAATTGCCACAGACACAGCATTTATAAAGAATTTTGAAAAGATAGAAGACGCTTTTAATAATTGGAAAACGCACACCGTTCCCTTTCTAAAAGAATTAAAAAATGGAGTTAACGCTGAAGAATTGATTGAAAGCATCTCAAGACAATTACTTATTTCGTTTGCAAAAGTACCCATTTTAGACGAATACGATTTTTATGAAGAACTGTTAGAATATTGGGCACAAATAATGCGCAACGATGTTTATTATATACTAAACTATGAAAATAAAAAGAACACTCGATATAACAAATATGGTTCAGTAAAAAATGGGTATTATGATTTATTTGAACATATTAAACCTTTATTAACTGATTATTTCTACAGCGATGTAAGCCAAGTTCTGAAAAGACTTAAAAAAGAACTTAAAAAAGTAACAGATCATATTGAAACATTCACTAAAGAAAACAAAATTGACGTGAATAAGTCCTATTATTGGGATAAAAAAAATAATATGTTAACAAATAACTTTACTAATAATGCTCAAAAGGACCACGACAATGTAAAAGAAATTTCGATTATTAAAACATATCGCACATTGCTAAACACTGAGATTAGTTATCAGAGAGCCACTAACCAAACAGAAGCTAGTTTAAATTCTTTATTAAAAAATAAATACCAGCAAATGAGTAAGGAAGAAATCATACATTTTTTAATAGAAAAAAAATGGTTCATTGATATTTATAAAAGGATTAAAGACATCTATCAAGCAATACCCACCTATTATTCTTTACAAATTATTGACATGGCAGAATACTATGAATACTCTTTGACAGAATGTGTTAATGAAGTAGAAAAAGCTGAAGAAAAAGTAAAAAATCATTTAAAAAAGATGGGATTTAAAGGTGCTTATCTAGATGTTGCTAATAAGTAA
- a CDS encoding restriction endonuclease subunit S — protein sequence MKLNNVENISNKIFFDMNKLIFSLQKLIIQKIRFKKIVTEKILTGNMQLPGFEKIYTYKKIGDLCKIQRIKSSKILFNKKKNNQDKLTNDYIKIRESKGQVVLSANEETFNSWFYFLVKFLESELIKKNNNFGSAAIQIEDLLELIVPVPPYLEQKSIAHILNDLNTEIQQLEKKLDKYKQIKREMEFNLFV from the coding sequence TTGAAATTAAATAATGTTGAAAATATAAGTAATAAAATTTTTTTTGATATGAATAAACTGATTTTTTCTCTTCAAAAACTGATTATCCAAAAAATAAGATTCAAAAAAATAGTAACTGAAAAAATTTTAACTGGAAATATGCAATTACCAGGATTTGAAAAAATATATACATATAAAAAAATAGGTGATTTATGTAAAATTCAGCGTATTAAATCATCCAAAATATTATTTAATAAAAAGAAAAACAACCAAGATAAATTAACCAACGACTATATAAAAATTAGGGAATCTAAAGGTCAAGTCGTTTTATCTGCAAATGAAGAAACCTTTAATTCCTGGTTCTATTTTTTAGTAAAATTTTTGGAATCAGAACTAATTAAAAAGAACAATAATTTTGGCTCAGCAGCTATTCAAATAGAAGATTTACTTGAACTTATTGTGCCTGTTCCTCCATATTTAGAACAAAAATCTATCGCACATATTTTAAATGATTTAAATACTGAAATTCAACAGCTAGAGAAAAAACTTGATAAATACAAACAGATAAAAAGAGAAATGGAGTTCAATCTTTTTGTTTAA
- a CDS encoding response regulator, translated as MWNNEKKKSPMRFLTYSFIGLLIFSVVVFTLLGIHMNRESKEAFYEVGEIYMSGMNQQMSEHFESVIKLRFDQVNSIVSVVSEERNSENLYDELIYRSLARNFDYLALCSAKGEFETLYGQPVQPINPSPFVESLIQGEQRVAVGMDATGKEVVLFGVDANYPMSNGDRCTGLIAAVPLDYITNFLSLEGEDQLMYYHIIRPDGSFVIRNSNTELWEFFDLLQNQADPASSESIMDSSLKEFAVALEDNDMYDTTLKIKGKELQVCVTPLPCSEWYLVAVMPYGILNEIIGKLGSQRIGTTVIACISILTILILIFIKYFSMTRTQLRELKKTRQVAVEASKAKSEFLANMSHDIRTPMNAIVGMTAIATTHIDDKEQVQNCLRKITLSSKHLLGLINDVLDMSKIETGKLTLTIERISLKEVIEGIVNIMQPQIKSKKQNFDIHVDNILTENVWCDGVRLNQVLLNLLSNATKYTPEGGSIRLSLLEEKSPKGDNYVRIHINVKDNGIGMSPAFLEKIYESYSRADESRIHKTEGAGLGMAITKYIVDAMEGSIAVKSELDKGTEFNLVFDFEKVDALEVNMVLPPWNMLVVDDDKLLCQTAIKALNSIGIKAEWTLSGEKAVELVIQHHQKKDDYQIILLDWKLPDMNGIQVAREIRRNLENEIPILLISAYDWSEFETEAREAGISGFISKPLFKSTLFYSLRKYMGCEKIDDQIPEQNIDMSGCHILLAEDNELNWEVAKALLSDLGAELDWAEDGQICVEKFQRSPDGYYDLILMDIRMPHMTGYEATEAIRRLNRSDASSVPIIAMSADAFSEDIQHSLESGMNAHIAKPIDVLEISRLLKRYLV; from the coding sequence ATGTGGAATAATGAAAAAAAGAAATCTCCAATGCGATTTCTAACATACAGTTTCATAGGCCTTCTAATCTTTAGTGTAGTTGTTTTTACGCTTTTAGGAATTCATATGAATCGAGAGAGCAAAGAGGCATTTTATGAAGTTGGAGAAATCTATATGTCTGGAATGAATCAGCAAATGTCAGAACATTTTGAGTCTGTAATTAAACTGCGTTTTGATCAGGTTAATAGTATTGTTTCTGTTGTTTCAGAAGAGAGAAACAGTGAAAATCTATACGATGAACTCATTTACAGATCGCTGGCCAGAAATTTTGATTATTTAGCACTTTGCTCTGCTAAAGGAGAGTTTGAAACGCTTTATGGACAACCAGTACAGCCGATTAACCCATCTCCTTTTGTGGAATCCTTAATACAGGGAGAGCAGAGAGTTGCGGTAGGGATGGATGCAACTGGAAAAGAAGTAGTATTGTTTGGTGTTGATGCTAATTATCCTATGTCGAATGGTGATAGATGTACAGGCCTGATCGCAGCTGTACCATTAGACTATATCACCAATTTTCTTTCACTAGAGGGAGAAGATCAATTAATGTACTACCATATTATCCGGCCAGATGGCAGTTTTGTAATCAGAAATTCCAATACAGAGTTATGGGAATTTTTTGATTTATTGCAAAATCAGGCTGATCCAGCATCAAGTGAATCAATTATGGATTCTTCTCTTAAAGAATTTGCTGTTGCGTTAGAAGATAATGACATGTACGATACAACTCTTAAAATAAAAGGTAAAGAGCTGCAAGTTTGCGTCACTCCTTTACCATGTTCAGAGTGGTATCTGGTAGCAGTTATGCCTTATGGTATATTAAATGAGATTATAGGAAAGCTAGGCAGCCAACGTATAGGTACAACGGTAATAGCCTGTATTTCTATTTTAACAATTCTGATACTAATTTTTATCAAATATTTTTCTATGACTCGTACTCAACTGCGAGAGTTGAAAAAAACTCGCCAAGTAGCGGTTGAAGCAAGTAAGGCAAAAAGCGAATTTTTAGCTAATATGAGTCATGATATACGAACACCTATGAATGCAATTGTAGGGATGACTGCTATTGCCACCACTCATATAGACGATAAAGAGCAGGTTCAGAATTGTCTGAGAAAAATTACGCTGTCGAGTAAACATTTATTAGGACTTATTAATGACGTTTTAGATATGTCTAAAATTGAAACAGGCAAATTGACACTAACAATAGAGCGGATTTCTTTAAAAGAAGTTATTGAGGGAATTGTTAATATAATGCAGCCTCAGATAAAGTCCAAAAAGCAGAATTTTGATATACATGTAGATAATATTTTAACAGAAAATGTGTGGTGTGATGGTGTACGTTTAAATCAGGTATTATTAAATCTTTTATCCAATGCAACTAAATATACGCCAGAAGGTGGTTCTATACGATTATCTTTATTAGAGGAAAAGTCCCCTAAAGGAGATAATTATGTTCGAATTCACATTAATGTTAAAGATAACGGAATCGGCATGTCACCAGCATTTTTAGAGAAAATATATGAATCTTATAGTCGTGCTGATGAAAGTCGGATACATAAAACTGAGGGTGCTGGCTTAGGGATGGCAATTACAAAGTACATTGTGGACGCAATGGAAGGAAGCATTGCTGTAAAAAGTGAACTCGATAAAGGAACAGAATTTAATCTCGTCTTTGATTTTGAAAAGGTTGATGCATTGGAAGTGAATATGGTGCTCCCGCCGTGGAATATGTTGGTTGTTGACGATGATAAGTTATTATGTCAAACGGCCATAAAAGCTTTAAATTCCATTGGAATAAAAGCTGAATGGACATTGAGCGGAGAGAAGGCGGTAGAATTGGTAATTCAGCACCATCAAAAGAAAGACGATTATCAGATCATTTTATTAGACTGGAAACTGCCGGATATGAATGGTATTCAGGTTGCTAGAGAAATTCGACGTAATTTAGAAAATGAAATACCGATTTTATTGATTTCTGCATATGATTGGAGTGAGTTTGAGACAGAAGCCCGTGAAGCAGGAATTAGTGGCTTTATTTCCAAACCTTTGTTTAAATCTACTTTGTTTTATAGCTTGCGTAAGTACATGGGCTGCGAGAAAATAGACGATCAAATACCAGAGCAAAATATTGATATGTCTGGATGCCATATTCTACTCGCTGAGGACAATGAACTAAACTGGGAAGTTGCAAAGGCATTACTATCCGATTTGGGAGCAGAACTGGATTGGGCAGAAGATGGGCAGATATGTGTGGAAAAGTTTCAAAGATCACCAGATGGATATTACGATCTTATTCTTATGGATATTCGGATGCCCCATATGACAGGTTATGAAGCGACAGAAGCAATTCGACGGTTAAATCGATCCGATGCTTCATCTGTTCCAATCATTGCCATGAGTGCCGATGCTTTTTCTGAGGATATACAACATAGCTTAGAGTCTGGTATGAATGCTCATATTGCTAAGCCAATTGATGTATTAGAAATATCTCGTTTATTAAAAAGATATTTAGTATAA
- a CDS encoding Hpt domain-containing protein, with protein MNFDGNYEDALGRLGCEKTVEKFLYKFLEDKSFNLLEVSMRNENYDEALRATHTLKGICQNLSFTQLYESSSLMTGALRGRTWEKAIEIMPQLTNDYCQIISVIEKYKRFKAEQY; from the coding sequence ATGAATTTTGACGGCAATTATGAGGATGCACTAGGAAGATTAGGATGCGAAAAGACAGTTGAGAAATTTCTATATAAATTTCTGGAAGATAAAAGCTTTAACTTGCTGGAAGTGTCAATGCGTAATGAAAATTATGATGAAGCTCTCCGAGCCACCCACACGCTCAAAGGAATTTGCCAGAATCTTTCTTTTACCCAATTGTATGAAAGCAGTAGTTTAATGACAGGAGCACTAAGGGGAAGAACGTGGGAAAAAGCAATTGAGATCATGCCACAGTTAACAAATGATTATTGTCAAATCATAAGTGTTATAGAAAAATATAAACGTTTTAAGGCGGAACAATATTGA
- a CDS encoding sigma factor-like helix-turn-helix DNA-binding protein, whose amino-acid sequence MKANTKCFVKNEKGHYFEIRYDELCERCEAYPEIYASKKFFPLQGMLLEVTPEQYKSLYKDYERQRYLKKLEKEYNPISFNELKNDKNNLIKTDEDIFKIIEKNILLETLGNALNQLNEQEISIIKALFFEEKTDTAFSREIGVPRSTITSRKKKVLKKLRKLIES is encoded by the coding sequence ATGAAAGCTAATACAAAATGTTTTGTTAAAAATGAGAAGGGGCACTATTTTGAAATTAGATATGATGAACTTTGCGAACGCTGTGAGGCCTACCCAGAAATATATGCGAGCAAAAAGTTTTTTCCGCTGCAGGGAATGCTTTTGGAAGTAACGCCAGAACAATATAAATCACTTTACAAGGATTATGAGAGACAACGATATTTAAAAAAACTGGAGAAAGAATACAATCCTATCTCTTTCAATGAGTTAAAAAATGATAAGAATAATCTGATCAAAACGGACGAAGATATTTTTAAAATTATTGAAAAGAATATATTGTTAGAAACATTGGGAAATGCATTAAACCAACTAAATGAACAGGAAATATCTATTATTAAAGCATTATTTTTTGAAGAAAAAACAGATACTGCATTTAGTCGAGAAATAGGCGTTCCAAGGTCAACGATTACAAGTCGAAAGAAAAAAGTACTCAAAAAACTTAGAAAACTAATAGAAAGTTAG
- a CDS encoding N-6 DNA methylase — protein sequence MSQIKIYDQLYNACINLRGNLEPQRFRNYVLSLLFLKYVSIRHNGSNESWNITIPKGGSFDDIVSMKYRENIGEGINVVLRRFAESNNLNGIIDIADFNSAELDKDKESIDRISCLVEIFQNLEENIFNEQNHSEYSFLKLYDYLIHKFAYDSTINKEAFYTPNEISIIMARVIGVDSVKDFNKTLYDPACRSGSLLTCAADHAQYLWPGKKRLQCLFSTHAFISSP from the coding sequence ATGTCACAGATAAAAATTTACGATCAACTATACAATGCTTGTATCAACTTGAGAGGTAATCTTGAACCACAGCGTTTCAGAAATTATGTCTTATCTTTATTATTTTTAAAGTATGTTTCAATAAGACACAATGGCAGTAATGAAAGTTGGAATATCACAATCCCAAAGGGCGGAAGCTTTGATGATATTGTGTCCATGAAATATCGAGAAAACATTGGCGAAGGGATTAATGTTGTATTACGCAGGTTTGCCGAATCTAACAATCTTAACGGTATTATTGATATTGCTGATTTTAACAGTGCTGAACTTGATAAAGATAAGGAATCTATTGATAGAATTTCATGTTTAGTAGAAATATTTCAAAATTTAGAAGAAAATATTTTCAATGAGCAAAATCACTCTGAATATTCATTTTTAAAACTATATGATTATCTCATACATAAATTTGCCTATGATTCCACCATAAACAAAGAAGCATTCTACACGCCAAATGAAATTTCTATTATTATGGCTAGAGTCATTGGTGTTGACTCCGTAAAGGATTTTAACAAAACACTATATGATCCTGCATGTAGATCCGGCTCTTTATTGACTTGTGCTGCAGATCATGCACAATATTTATGGCCAGGAAAAAAACGTCTTCAGTGCTTGTTTAGCACGCATGCGTTTATTTCTTCACCATAA
- a CDS encoding diguanylate cyclase, which produces MNKQKILVVDDSEMNRALLIDILEEQYDVVEADNGIEAITLLSQHRMDFSLILLDIMMPEMDGFEVLTYIDKYHWNDTFAVIMISADDSPENIKRAYDLGAFDYISRPFDSTIVRRRISNTMFLYARQRHLEKIISEQFCEQEKNNKLMISILSHIVEFRNGESGLHVLHVNTITELLLRHLVQRTDRYPLSKSDIILISTASSLHDIGKISISDEILNKPGRLTAEEFEVIKTHSAIGAKMLLELPVEQQKLPLVKVASEICRWHHERYDGNGYPDGLKGDEIPIAAQVVALADVYDALTSERCYKKAYSHREALKMILDGQCGVFNPILLQCLQEIADTLENELKDTAFGQETKYIQDVRKKIDYDRLFSHNAHTSLSREEWNLQLLYIDSLTDVYNRRYYDEHFRDTEDTEGVVVIDVDNFKDINDYYGHARGDIVLQNIAKTILSCVRKTDTVIRYGGDEFVVIFYSIPADAFKNKLERIRMLVNRLVIDEYPEIQVSISVGGAHGLGKVKEMFNIADHMMYQAKNTKNQVFIQFLEKETNDI; this is translated from the coding sequence ATGAATAAACAAAAGATATTAGTTGTGGATGATTCGGAAATGAACCGTGCTCTTTTGATAGATATTTTAGAAGAGCAATATGATGTTGTGGAAGCGGATAACGGTATAGAGGCGATTACACTTCTTTCACAGCATCGAATGGATTTTTCGCTCATACTTTTAGACATTATGATGCCTGAAATGGATGGTTTTGAAGTTTTAACGTATATAGATAAATATCATTGGAATGATACATTTGCCGTTATTATGATTTCAGCAGATGATTCTCCTGAGAATATAAAACGTGCCTATGACTTGGGCGCTTTTGATTATATTAGCCGTCCGTTTGATTCGACAATTGTTCGTCGTCGTATATCAAATACCATGTTTTTATATGCTAGACAACGCCATCTTGAAAAAATTATTTCAGAACAATTTTGTGAACAGGAAAAAAATAACAAGCTAATGATCTCAATTTTGTCTCATATTGTGGAATTTCGAAATGGCGAGAGTGGTTTGCATGTGTTGCACGTCAACACTATCACAGAACTTTTGTTAAGACATCTGGTTCAGCGGACAGATCGATATCCATTGTCAAAGTCTGATATTATTTTAATAAGCACCGCTTCATCTTTGCATGATATTGGAAAAATATCTATTTCAGATGAAATTTTGAATAAGCCTGGGCGTCTAACGGCAGAGGAATTTGAGGTGATAAAAACCCATTCAGCAATTGGGGCAAAAATGTTGCTGGAGTTGCCGGTGGAACAACAAAAGTTGCCGCTTGTAAAAGTAGCTTCTGAAATTTGCCGGTGGCACCATGAAAGATATGATGGCAATGGTTATCCAGATGGATTAAAGGGGGATGAAATTCCTATTGCCGCTCAGGTAGTAGCATTGGCGGATGTATATGATGCTTTAACCAGTGAACGATGTTATAAAAAAGCATACTCACATAGAGAAGCATTAAAAATGATTTTGGATGGGCAATGCGGCGTATTTAATCCGATTCTTTTACAATGCCTGCAAGAAATTGCGGATACGCTTGAAAATGAATTAAAGGATACTGCGTTTGGGCAGGAGACCAAATACATTCAAGATGTAAGAAAAAAAATAGATTATGATAGGTTGTTTAGTCATAATGCACACACATCTCTTTCGCGTGAAGAGTGGAACCTACAATTATTGTACATTGATTCTTTAACCGATGTCTACAACCGACGTTATTATGATGAACATTTTAGAGATACAGAGGATACGGAAGGTGTTGTCGTAATAGATGTCGATAATTTTAAAGATATTAATGATTATTATGGACACGCTAGAGGGGATATTGTGTTGCAAAATATTGCTAAAACGATTTTATCATGTGTGAGAAAAACGGATACTGTAATCCGTTATGGTGGGGATGAATTTGTAGTAATCTTTTATAGTATTCCTGCCGATGCATTTAAAAATAAATTAGAGCGAATACGGATGCTTGTAAATAGGCTTGTGATAGATGAATACCCTGAAATTCAAGTTTCAATCAGTGTAGGGGGAGCGCATGGATTGGGAAAAGTAAAAGAAATGTTTAATATTGCAGATCATATGATGTATCAGGCAAAAAATACAAAGAATCAAGTGTTTATACAGTTTCTTGAAAAAGAAACAAATGATATTTAA